One part of the Arabidopsis thaliana chromosome 1 sequence genome encodes these proteins:
- a CDS encoding Phosphoinositide phosphatase family protein (Phosphoinositide phosphatase family protein; CONTAINS InterPro DOMAIN/s: Synaptojanin, N-terminal (InterPro:IPR002013); BEST Arabidopsis thaliana protein match is: Phosphoinositide phosphatase family protein (TAIR:AT3G14205.1); Has 1726 Blast hits to 1665 proteins in 230 species: Archae - 0; Bacteria - 0; Metazoa - 581; Fungi - 579; Plants - 272; Viruses - 0; Other Eukaryotes - 294 (source: NCBI BLink).), which produces MGSEPRFEPRPELIDLPVLQKFKLYATPSNFYLIGRDENKSFRRILKIDRRDQNELNLFEDPTRYTKDEMRELKRRMIVGNEESGGFKAITTCYGIIGFVRFLEPYYMLLITKRKKVGEICGHTVYGIAESQMIAIPHPSIQSKVAKSEAELRYKKLLSVVDLSKNFYFSYTYHLMYSLQKNIGNTERGNPHDNTMFVWNSFLTREIRKILQNSIWTVALIYGFFQQTKCSVSGEKFVFTIIARRSRHYAGTRYLRRGVNDIGRVANDVETEQIVSKVVPAGQKIPITSVVQVRGSIPLFWSQEASVFNPQPEIILNKKDANYEATQHHFQNLRQRYGNRIIILNLLKTVTGEKKHRETILRGEFAKTIRFINKGMDREHRLKAIHFDLSKHYKKGADGAFNHLCIFSRKSLELTDLFYCKAPSGVGAEEVIYDSFFNNPIPSQDEEASSPEKEDMKADIFLLQNGVLRTNCIDCLDRTNFAQYAHGLVSLGHQLRTLGISGPPVVDLNNPLAIELMDAYQKMGNTLAMQYGGSEAHSKMFCDLRGNWNMVMRQRDIFTAVRRYYSNAYQDSDKQNAINVFLGHFRPRLGRPALWELDSDQHNIGRSGSNLDIENMRPLIRRSFSDNIIMDCDLNLEELVRENSQPTYEGLNGGVSGTNLEFPFYETEPASLSFLSVMRNEELMRETGSGQMFQGSSSNSDSHRPNDIPGFSHSYVTKFTPAEDIFERGSSKSVSSDNLFTDRDESVTSLTNTNSSFEFPIMGGSDLLPGFSNAFARWVFSARAW; this is translated from the exons ATGGGATCAGAGCCTCGGTTCGAGCCGAGGCCGGAACTGATTGACTTGCCTGTTCTTCAGAAATTCAAGCTCTACGCTACTCCCTCG aatttttatttgattggAAGAGATGAGAACAAAAGCTTTAGGAGGATTCTTAAGATTGATAGAAGGGACCAAAATgagttaaatttatttgaagaTCCTACAAGGTATACAAAAGACGAAATGCGCGAACTTAAAAGACGGATGATTGTAGGGAACGAGGAGTCTGGTGGCTTTAAAGCAATCACAACTTGCTATGGAATCATTG GGTTTGTGAGATTCTTGGAGCCTTATTATATGCTGCTGATAACAAAACGAAAGAAAGTGGGTGAGATCTGTGGCCATACAGTTTATGGTATAGCAGAGAGTCAAATGATCGCGATTCCACATCCTTCAATTCAATCAAAAGTGGCTAAGTCTGAAGCCGAGCTGAG GTACAAGAAGCTCTTAAGCGTGGTGGATCTTAGCAAAAACTTCTACTTCAGCTACACATATCACCTCATGTATTCCCTTCAGAAGAACATAGGCAACACTGAGAGAGGAAACCCTCATGACAACACAATGTTCGTGTGGAACTCCTTCTTAACACGCGAGATCAGAAAGATCCTGCAGAATTCCATATGGACAGTTGCATTGATATACGGATTCTTTCAACAG ACTAAATGTTCAGTATCTGGTGAAAAATTTGTATTCACTATCATTGCTCGGCGTTCACGGCATTATGCTGGTACAAG ATATTTAAGGCGTGGTGTAAATGATATAGGCAGGGTAGCCAATGATGTTGAGACAGAGCAGATTGTTTCCAAAGTGGTTCCTGCGGGTCAGAAAATCCCGATAACATCAGTTGTGCAGGTTCGAGGCTCCATACCCCTATTTTGGTCACAGGAGGCATCTGTTTTCAACCCACAGCCCGAGATTATAT TGAATAAGAAGGACGCAAATTATGAGGCTACCCAACACCACTTTCAGAATCTGAGACAGAGGTATGGGAACCGGATAATAATTCTCAACCTCCTAAAG ACTGTGACAGGTGAGAAAAAGCACCGAGAAACCATCTTAAGGGGAGAGTTTGCAAAGACAATCCGATTTATTAACAAAGGCATGGACAGGGAGCATCGTTTAAAGGCAATCCATTTTGATCTAAGCAAACACTACAAAAA AGGAGCTGATGGTGCATTCAACCACTTGTGTATCTTTTCAAGGAAATCATTGGAACTAACTGACCTGTTTTACTGTAAAGCTCCTTCAGGTGTAGGAGCTGAAGAAGTaatttatgattcatttttcAA TAACCCTATTCCAAGTCAAGATGAAGAGGCAAGTAGtccagaaaaagaagatatgaaGGCGGATATATTTCTGCTTCAAAATGGGGTCTTGAGGACAAACTGCATAGACTGTTTAGATCGCACTAATTTTGCGCAGTACGCCCACGGATTGGTTTCTCTCGGGCATCAGCTGCGTACATTAGGTATCTCAGGACCTCCTGTCGTCGATCTTAATAATCCTCTGGCAATAGAACTGATGGACGCTTACCAAAAGATGGGTAATACACTTGCGATGCAGTATGGTGGCTCGGAAGCACACAGCAAG ATGTTCTGTGATCTGAGAGGTAATTGGAATATGGTGATGAGGCAGCGTGATATCTTCACAGCTGTACGTCGTTACTACAGTAACGCGTATCAGGACAGTGATAAGCAAAACGCCATCAATGT GTTCTTGGGTCATTTCCGGCCTCGACTGGGGAGGCCAGCGCTATGGGAGTTGGATTCTGACCAGCACAACATCGGAAGATCTGGTTCTAACTTAGATATCGAAAATATGAG GCCACTAATTAGAAGATCATTTTCCGATAACATTATTATGGACTGTGATTTGAATCTGGAGGAGCTGGTACGCGAAAATTCTCAGCCTACATATGAAGGGTTAAACGGGGGTGTCTCAGGAACCAATTTAGAATTTCCATTCTATGAAACTGAACCAGCTTCTCTAAG CTTCCTCTCGGTTATGCGCAATGAAGAGCTTATGAGAGAAACAGGGTCAGGGCAGATGTTTCAAGGCAGTTCCTCTAATTCTGATTCCCACAGGCCCAATGATATACCTGGTTTTTCACACTCATACGTAACTAAGTTCACGCCGGCAGAAGACATATTTGAACGTGGCAG CTCAAAGTCTGTTTCGTCAGATAACTTGTTCACCGACCGGGATGAATCCGTCACTTCTTTAACTAATACGAACTCCAGTTTTGAG TTTCCTATAATGGGTGGTTCCGATTTACTACCTGGTTTCTCAAATGCTTTCGCTCGGTGGGTATTCTCCGCAAGAGCATGGTAA
- a CDS encoding SAUR-like auxin-responsive protein family (SAUR-like auxin-responsive protein family; CONTAINS InterPro DOMAIN/s: Auxin responsive SAUR protein (InterPro:IPR003676); BEST Arabidopsis thaliana protein match is: SAUR-like auxin-responsive protein family (TAIR:AT1G72430.1); Has 128 Blast hits to 128 proteins in 13 species: Archae - 0; Bacteria - 0; Metazoa - 0; Fungi - 0; Plants - 128; Viruses - 0; Other Eukaryotes - 0 (source: NCBI BLink).), whose translation MAIFGKLTKLKSAIKKWPSLTKNHHSTMCTASTAVSEVSKCEDLHVVYVGKSRRPYMLSSHVIAHPLFQELLDRSSRFIEERHDQETVLVACEVVLFEHLLWMLKNSSSDHGDEDDRERGSVEELAEFYTY comes from the coding sequence ATGGCTATATTCGGTAAACTGACAAAGCTCAAGTCTGCCATAAAGAAATGGCCTTCCTTGACCAAGAACCACCATTCAACCATGTGTACCGCCTCTACCGCCGTATCTGAGGTCTCAAAGTGCGAGGATCTCCATGTGGTTTACGTCGGAAAGTCACGAAGACCTTACATGCTTAGTTCCCACGTCATCGCTCATCCGCTTTTCCAAGAACTACTTGACCGGTCGTCTAGATTTATCGAAGAACGTCACGACCAAGAGACCGTCTTAGTAGCTTGCGAAGTCGTATTGTTCGAGCACTTGTTATGGATGCTCAAAAACAGTTCCTCTGATCACGGCGATGAGGATGATCGCGAAAGAGGATCCGTCGAGGAGTTGGCTGAGTTCTATACTTATTGA
- a CDS encoding NADH:ubiquinone oxidoreductase intermediate-associated protein 30 (NADH:ubiquinone oxidoreductase intermediate-associated protein 30; CONTAINS InterPro DOMAIN/s: NADH:ubiquinone oxidoreductase intermediate-associated protein 30 (InterPro:IPR013857); BEST Arabidopsis thaliana protein match is: NADH:ubiquinone oxidoreductase intermediate-associated protein 30 (TAIR:AT1G72420.1); Has 552 Blast hits to 552 proteins in 198 species: Archae - 0; Bacteria - 134; Metazoa - 110; Fungi - 92; Plants - 100; Viruses - 0; Other Eukaryotes - 116 (source: NCBI BLink).), translating to MSRFRSLLQASVNATKKALTWNVEEWVPPAEKHIFKFHSKEDLKKWHLYSDSEYGGLSSASLEIPDKGDGSDCTGVFSGNLSVDLSEGSKWNISRSGFCGMRSKKFDGFIDLDGYDAIALRIRGDGRCYISTIYTENWVNSPGQSEDNSWQAFVFAPKDSWYTAKIPLARYLPTWRGNVIDVEMEMNPGRVLGMSLSVNAEGGAVGAKSGAGDFRVEIDWIKALRLP from the exons ATGTCAAGGTTTCGATCGTTGTTGCAAGCCTCAGTAAATGCGACAAAGAAGG CTCTTACATGGAACGTTGAAGAATGGGTGCCACCTGCAGAGAAGCATATATTTAAGTTCCACTCTAAAGAAGACTTAAAGAAATGGCATCTCTATTCCGACTCTGAATATGGAG GATTATCTTCGGCTTCCTTGGAGATCCCAGATAAAGGAGATGGATCAGATTGCACTG GAGTTTTTTCGGGGAACCTATCTGTAGACCTTAGCGAAGGATCAAAATGGAACATCAGTCGAAGTGGTTTCTGTGGAATGCGCTCAAAAAAG TTTGATGGCTTCATTGATCTCGATGGGTATGATGCAATAGCCCTGAGGATCAGAGGAGATGGAAGATGTTATATCTCTACT aTCTACACCGAAAACTGGGTGAACTCACCGGGACAGTCAGAAGATAACTCGTGgcaagcttttgtttttgctccAAAGGACAGTTGGTATACTGCTAAG ATTCCTCTAGCTCGATACTTGCCAACATGGAGAGGAAATGTTATAGATGTGGAAATGGAGATGAATCCAGGTCGTGTTCTAGGTATGTCACTGTCCGTAAACGCAGAAGGTGGTGCAGTTGGAGCTAAATCAGGAGCAGGTGATTTCCGAGTAGAAATTGACTGGATCAAAGCCTTGAGATTGCCGTAA
- a CDS encoding NADH:ubiquinone oxidoreductase intermediate-associated protein 30 (NADH:ubiquinone oxidoreductase intermediate-associated protein 30; FUNCTIONS IN: molecular_function unknown; INVOLVED IN: biological_process unknown; LOCATED IN: mitochondrion; EXPRESSED IN: 22 plant structures; EXPRESSED DURING: 13 growth stages; CONTAINS InterPro DOMAIN/s: NADH:ubiquinone oxidoreductase intermediate-associated protein 30 (InterPro:IPR013857); BEST Arabidopsis thaliana protein match is: NADH:ubiquinone oxidoreductase intermediate-associated protein 30 (TAIR:AT1G72420.1); Has 442 Blast hits to 442 proteins in 172 species: Archae - 0; Bacteria - 91; Metazoa - 109; Fungi - 74; Plants - 102; Viruses - 0; Other Eukaryotes - 66 (source: NCBI BLink).) yields MSRFRSLLQASVNATKKALTWNVEEWVPPAEKHIFKFHSKEDLKKWHLYSDSEYGGLSSASLEIPDKGDGSDCTGVFSGNLSVDLSEGSKWNISRSGFCGMRSKKFDGFIDLDGYDAIALRIRGDGRCYISTIYTENWVNSPGQSEDNSWQAFVFAPKDSWYTAKASPTTSIDIPLARYLPTWRGNVIDVEMEMNPGRVLGMSLSVNAEGGAVGAKSGAGDFRQCMIVFVVLGFSL; encoded by the exons ATGTCAAGGTTTCGATCGTTGTTGCAAGCCTCAGTAAATGCGACAAAGAAGG CTCTTACATGGAACGTTGAAGAATGGGTGCCACCTGCAGAGAAGCATATATTTAAGTTCCACTCTAAAGAAGACTTAAAGAAATGGCATCTCTATTCCGACTCTGAATATGGAG GATTATCTTCGGCTTCCTTGGAGATCCCAGATAAAGGAGATGGATCAGATTGCACTG GAGTTTTTTCGGGGAACCTATCTGTAGACCTTAGCGAAGGATCAAAATGGAACATCAGTCGAAGTGGTTTCTGTGGAATGCGCTCAAAAAAG TTTGATGGCTTCATTGATCTCGATGGGTATGATGCAATAGCCCTGAGGATCAGAGGAGATGGAAGATGTTATATCTCTACT aTCTACACCGAAAACTGGGTGAACTCACCGGGACAGTCAGAAGATAACTCGTGgcaagcttttgtttttgctccAAAGGACAGTTGGTATACTGCTAAGGCAAGTCCTACTACTTCTATAGAT ATTCCTCTAGCTCGATACTTGCCAACATGGAGAGGAAATGTTATAGATGTGGAAATGGAGATGAATCCAGGTCGTGTTCTAGGTATGTCACTGTCCGTAAACGCAGAAGGTGGTGCAGTTGGAGCTAAATCAGGAGCAGGTGATTTCCGA CAAtgtatgattgtttttgttgttcttggttttagcTTGTAA
- a CDS encoding LOW protein: protein phosphatase 1 regulatory subunit-like protein (BEST Arabidopsis thaliana protein match is: COP1-interacting protein-related (TAIR:AT1G72410.1); Has 9949 Blast hits to 7480 proteins in 576 species: Archae - 12; Bacteria - 1007; Metazoa - 3636; Fungi - 982; Plants - 444; Viruses - 50; Other Eukaryotes - 3818 (source: NCBI BLink).), with protein MKADTVLDYAVFELSPKYSRCELFVSSNEEREKLASGLIEPFVNHLRVIESQASKRDQSSVRLEVEQSENGESWFTRRTLERFVQYVNSPEVLERVNTFDLEMSQLEAARTLYSQDDGGVADATQKELVRAIDLRLEAIKKDLTTAIAHASANGFDPQTVSDLQRFADRFGAHHLNEACSKYISLSQRRPDLITKNVNTNTRTSVDETNISQQLSTKNDKEENKDESLDESSTVKPIHHTRRLSVQDRINLFESKQKENSNSAGNKPVVVAKSTELKRPSSDTSSTVPAFPEKSVLRRWSIVSDMSFDFTMENKKSDSGSNEEGPLSTPSSIPDATFPKESEENSKKDDDDVYSTISDDSQNQIDKPGNFMTDGNSMPREDESYASKSHNVAQSSVMFPYRHSRSRSAHIAGGIDIKSDERQSKGRKKELFPSDKKQALTSPPKPVSAGSEQRQKSFGVEDDLVNADAAGKFDKNRVRATSVDQTQRTRMPRESPPGFNDELKIKAQDLEKIFAEHQLRILPGDQSAGNDKDNGNVVMRRNLSELRFSDDSKGKLYEEYMKKRDAKLREEWSSKESKLKSMQEALDQSRTEMKAKFSAASMKRQDSISSTRQRAEKFRSFNSRTSSKKYQHPISSLQSEEENEKDKLVSGQSIGKGASKSSQVRKVPSPNGSSRVSKPSGKVSNTNTNTSGRGRKTSEIKLVTQSSLPKFSDLKKENTKPSSLAGRNTTTMMRTQARNGNKKTTKEDIPSPVMPRRPRSLRKSFSANIEFTELTTLYSDDMMNKERNQKQNTDIDDVSENLKNEAFDDTESEAEEEEKEVLENPVKGEEEAREMETLVVEEDIGDETPSLTEIVENSSENENYTSLRSVSHVDLQANTLPSSTLQHNVASLFDSPSESPLSWSSNLQHAFSYPHEHSDVDASVDDSPMGSPASWSSRMRKKWGTTAQSPVIVPNSRKDLTKGIKRFLKFGKKTRAADSLMDWVSVTTSEGDDDCAYRSSDELRKSRMASSQSQLSEDEQASNNMIQPHHHQASFKVKDGDFKRSFFSLSTFRSKGNDSKPR; from the exons ATGAAGGCTGATACTGTTCTAGACTATGCTGTGTTTGAGCTTTCACCGAAATATTCACG ATGCGAGCTGTTTGTATCGAgtaatgaagaaagagagaaactggCTTCAGGACTGATAGAACCATTTGTGAATCATTTGAGAGTTATTGAATCACAAGCTTCAAAGAGAGATCAATCCTCTGTTAGACTGGAAGTAGAACAAAGCGAGAATGGCGAATCTTGGTTCACAAGAAGAACTCTCGAGAG atTTGTTCAATATGTTAATAGTCCAGAAGTGTTGGAAAGAGTCAATACATTTGATTTGGAGATGTCACAGTTGGAAGCAGCTCGGACATTATATTCTCAAG ATGATGGAGGCGTAGCAGATGCAACACA GAAGGAGCTAGTAAGAGCTATAGATTTAAGACTCGAGGCAATCAAAAAGGACTTAACCACGGCTATTGCTCACGCGTCAGCTAATGGTTTTGACCCTCAAACTGTTTCCGATCTCCAACGTTTTGCTGATAGATTCGGTGCACATCATTTGAa TGAAGCATGCAGCAAATATATTTCACTATCGCAAAGAAGACCAGACCTCATCACCAAGAACGTGAATACCAATACACGAACATCAGTGGATGAGACAAACATCAGTCAACAGCTAAGTACTAAGAATGATAAAGAGGAGAACAAAGATGAGAGTTTGGATGAGTCTTCAACGGTTAAGCCCATTCATCATACAAGGAGACTTAGCGTACAAGATAGGATTAACCTCTTTGAGAGCAAACAAAAGGAAAACTCCAACTCTGCAGGAAACAAACCGGTGGTTGTTGCGAAATCCACAGAATTGAAGAGACCTTCCTCTGATACCTCATCAACTGTCCCTGCATTCCCTGAGAAGTCTGTTTTGAGAAGATGGAGTATTGTTAGTGACATGAGCTTTGATTTTACAAtggaaaataagaaatctGATAGTGGTAGCAACGAAGAAGGTCCCTTAAGTACACCTTCGTCCATTCCTGATGCCACATTCCCCAAGGAGTCTGAAGAGAACAGCAAAAAGGACGATGATGATGTCTATTCTACTATATCTGATGATTCTCAAAACCAGATTGATAAGCCAGGAAACTTCATGACTGATGGCAATTCCATGCCGAGAGAAGACGAGAGCTATGCTTCCAAATCCCACAATGTGGCACAATCATCAGTCATGTTTCCTTATCGCCATTCGCGCTCTCGGTCAGCTCATATAGCAGGTGGTATTGATATCAAAAGTGATGAACGTCAATCAAAAGGCAGGAAGAAAGAGCTGTTTCCATCAGACAAGAAACAAGCCTTGACAAGCCCTCCAAAACCGGTTTCTGCAG GGTCTGAACAGAGACAAAAATCATTTGGTGTAGAGGATGACCTTGTAAATGCAGATGCAGCTGGAAAATTTGACAAGAATAGAGTTCGTGCAACATCTGTGGATCAAACACAGAGGACAAGAATGCCTAGAGAAAGCCCTCCAGGGTTTAACGATGAGTTGAAAATAAAAGCACAAGATCTTGAAAAGATTTTCGCCGAGCATCAACTACGGATTCTTCCAGGAGATCAATCAGCTGGTAACGATAAAGACAACGGGAATGTTGTAATGCGGAGGAACTTATCTGAGTTAAGATTTTCAGATGATTCTAAAGGAAAGTTGTATGAAGAGTATATGAAGAAGAGGGATGCAAAACTAAGAGAAGAATGGAGTTCAAAAGAAAGTAAGTTGAAGTCAATGCAAGAAGCTCTTGACCAAAGTAGAACCGAGATGAAGGCTAAGTTTTCTGCTGCTTCCATGAAGAGGCAGGATTCGATATCAAGTACCCGCCAACGTGCAGAGAAGTTCAGATCTTTTAACTCTCGGACAAGTTCGAAAAAGTATCAG CATCCTATAAGCTCATTACAGAGTGAAgaggaaaacgaaaaagatAAGCTAGTCAGTGGACAATCCATTGGAAAAGGTGCTTCTAAGAGCTCCCAAGTTAGAAAGGTTCCATCCCCAAACGGGAGCTCACGAGTCTCAAAACCGTCAGGTAAAgtttcaaacacaaacactaATACTTCTGGGAGAGGACGAAAAACATCAGAGATAAAACTGGTTACACAATCTTCTCTTCCCAAATTCTCTGAtcttaaaaaggaaaacacaaaaccatcTTCTTTAGCTGGTAGAAATACTACTACCATGATGCGAACACAGGCGAGAAATGGTAATAAGAAGACTACAAAGGAAGATATACCGTCTCCTGTTATGCCTCGAAGACCACGATCACTAAGGAAAAGCTTCTCTGCAAATATAGAATTCACAGAGTTGACAACTCTATATTCTGATGATATGATGAACAAAGAGAGGAATCAGAAGCAGAACACAGACATTGATGATGTATCagagaatttgaaaaatgaaGCCTTTGATGACACTGAATCtgaggctgaagaagaagaaaaagaagttttggAGAACCCTgtcaaaggagaagaagaagctagagAAATGGAAACTCTAGTAGTTGAGGAGGATATTGGTGATGAAACGCCTTCACTTACTGAAATAGTTGAGAACTCATCAGAGAATGAAAACTACACTTCTTTGAGATCAGTTTCTCATGTAGACTTACAGGCGAATACTCtaccttcttcaacattgcAGCATAATGTTGCCTCGTTATTTGATTCACCTAGTGAGAGTCCTCTTTCATGGAGCTCAAACTTGCAACACGCGTTCTCTTATCCGCATGAGCACTCGGATGTTGATGCTTCAGTGGATGATTCTCCCATGGGAAGTCCAGCTTCTTGGAGttcaagaatgagaaagaaatggGGAACAACAGCTCAGAGTCCTGTTATTGTTCCCAACTCTAGGAAGGATTTAACGAAAGGGATCAAACGTTTTCTTAAGTTTGGGAAGAAAACTCGTGCTGCAGATAGTCTAATGGATTGGGTCTCTGTAACAACATCTGAAGGAGACGATGATTGTGCCTATCGATCATCGGATGAGTTAAGGAAATCAAGAATGGCATCTTCTCAGAGTCAGCTTTCTGAGGATGAACAAG CTTCAAACAATATGATTCAaccacatcatcatcaagcgAGCTTTAAAGTGAAAGATGGTGATTTTAAGCGATCATTCTTCTCACTTTCTACATTCCGCAGCAAAGGAAACGACTCGAAGCCAAGATAA